The following coding sequences are from one Paenibacillus tundrae window:
- the cysK gene encoding cysteine synthase A produces MDSNSIQPSKKYTGIAADVTELIGNTPAVKLNRLTGSDSAEVYVKLEYFNPSGSVKDRAAYNLIYQAEQAGLLLPGATIIEPTSGNTGIGLAMNAAAKGYKAILVMPDNMSKERINILKAYGAEVVLTPAAERMPGAIRKAKEIHASLPGSFIPQQFENQANPDIHRITTAPEIIEQMDGQLDAFIATAGTGGTITGTGEELRKQLPGIRIYAVEPKGSPVLSGGEPGPHKLVGTSPGFIPDILNTDIWDAIIQVSDEDALDTMRQLAAREGLLLGPSSGASVWAALRIAKELGPGHRVLCIAPDTGERYLSMGIF; encoded by the coding sequence ATGGATTCAAATTCTATACAACCATCAAAAAAATATACAGGCATTGCCGCCGATGTCACCGAACTCATCGGTAACACCCCTGCCGTCAAGCTAAACCGGCTCACAGGTAGTGATTCTGCCGAGGTGTACGTTAAACTAGAGTATTTCAACCCTAGTGGCAGTGTTAAGGATCGTGCGGCCTACAACCTGATTTACCAGGCTGAACAAGCTGGACTGCTGCTTCCTGGAGCCACTATTATTGAGCCAACCAGCGGTAATACGGGGATTGGCCTGGCTATGAACGCGGCAGCGAAAGGCTACAAAGCCATTCTGGTCATGCCTGATAATATGTCGAAGGAACGGATTAACATCCTTAAGGCATATGGCGCAGAAGTCGTGCTTACTCCAGCAGCCGAGCGGATGCCTGGTGCTATTCGCAAAGCGAAAGAGATTCATGCCAGCTTGCCCGGAAGCTTCATTCCACAACAATTCGAGAATCAGGCCAACCCGGATATTCATCGCATCACCACCGCTCCTGAGATTATAGAGCAGATGGACGGACAGTTGGATGCATTCATCGCGACTGCTGGAACCGGCGGTACAATTACAGGTACTGGAGAAGAATTACGCAAACAATTGCCTGGCATCCGCATCTATGCAGTGGAGCCCAAAGGTTCACCAGTGCTGTCCGGCGGCGAGCCTGGACCGCACAAGCTTGTCGGTACAAGTCCGGGGTTCATTCCGGACATTCTCAATACCGACATATGGGATGCCATCATCCAAGTGTCCGATGAGGACGCACTGGATACGATGCGGCAGCTTGCTGCCCGGGAAGGGCTACTGCTTGGCCCTTCATCTGGCGCTTCGGTATGGGCTGCCCTTCGCATCGCGAAGGAATTGGGGCCAGGACACCGGGTGCTCTGTATTGCGCCGGATACCGGGGAACGGTATCTGAGCATGGGTATTTTTTAA
- a CDS encoding nucleotide-binding protein produces the protein MKTLKPRVFIGCSLEAKPIAAAVHENLRFSAEVTPWYSGVFNPSSYTMDDLEAEVRTTDFAIFIFHPGDISKIRGKYYASVRDNTMLEMGLFMGRLGRKRIFFILPEDITDIKDAAKVEGLRMPTDLLGLNPLVYEIRSDGKWAPAVSVACSKIADSIEEQGRWSDPEMERIIEKHKLTEGEARVQLLKLLRFFRELLRTRRADDKMLERMSDALRTAFVSQSPFAVRGTAIYRTDDRGYIEQLCGNVGEPGRKYDLSANDDKQPDDPKRILVIDSYRENKIKINLYDDYLEKEYLLCYPVAKRYVITVHIIGHIEADEAVFQQIDLQNRQLFNAINDLLGGDPE, from the coding sequence ATGAAAACGTTAAAGCCAAGAGTGTTTATTGGCTGCTCGCTGGAAGCGAAGCCGATTGCAGCAGCAGTACACGAAAACTTGCGTTTCTCGGCCGAGGTTACCCCTTGGTACTCTGGGGTTTTTAATCCAAGCAGTTATACAATGGATGATTTGGAAGCAGAAGTACGTACAACCGACTTTGCCATTTTTATCTTCCATCCAGGTGATATATCCAAAATCCGTGGAAAGTACTACGCCTCGGTTCGTGATAATACAATGCTGGAAATGGGTTTGTTTATGGGACGTCTGGGACGAAAACGTATTTTTTTCATTCTTCCTGAGGATATTACAGATATCAAGGACGCTGCAAAAGTCGAAGGATTACGTATGCCTACAGATCTATTGGGGTTAAATCCATTGGTATATGAAATTCGATCAGATGGAAAATGGGCGCCCGCCGTCTCGGTAGCTTGTTCCAAAATTGCGGACAGCATTGAAGAACAGGGACGCTGGAGCGATCCTGAGATGGAGCGAATTATTGAGAAACACAAACTAACCGAAGGAGAGGCTCGGGTGCAGCTGCTCAAGCTGCTGCGATTCTTTAGGGAATTGCTGCGCACCCGCAGAGCAGATGACAAGATGCTGGAGCGAATGAGCGACGCACTGCGAACTGCCTTTGTATCTCAATCTCCATTCGCTGTTAGAGGTACAGCCATCTACCGTACAGATGACCGTGGTTATATAGAGCAATTATGTGGTAATGTTGGGGAACCGGGAAGAAAATATGACTTATCTGCTAATGATGACAAACAACCTGATGATCCAAAACGAATACTAGTCATTGATTCTTACCGCGAAAATAAAATCAAAATCAATCTATACGACGATTACCTTGAGAAAGAATATCTGCTATGCTATCCTGTAGCCAAGAGGTATGTCATTACGGTGCATATCATTGGCCATATTGAAGCGGATGAGGCGGTATTCCAGCAGATTGACCTTCAGAACCGTCAACTGTTCAACGCCATCAACGATTTGTTAGGAGGCGACCCGGAATGA
- a CDS encoding lipid II flippase Amj family protein has translation MFSLSLAIPMVFTMLIHAADSLSYALRLGGLRTRRIALAISLSGILLLVSRTSNMAQGPMVGNLVDTASNGGTTNFATQLHWLMGAATIGTALAILCFPTMVKLSSRMVVHFEAAGSIPTMVRGMLKRSKMKNAMYYITPPSWVMAKRLVQHGMPRRLMMLNIAVTAIYTTGVLSSLYAAYLYPSQAIAASQSTGLINGIATILLTILIDPRISLLSDKSLRGEIRLDRMNQIYGCMLVSRLFGTLLAQLLLIPFAYWIGWIVGLIH, from the coding sequence ATGTTCAGTCTAAGTTTAGCTATTCCAATGGTATTTACCATGTTAATTCATGCAGCGGATAGTTTATCCTATGCTTTGCGTCTTGGTGGACTTCGTACTCGTAGAATTGCATTAGCGATATCGTTATCTGGGATTTTATTGTTAGTATCACGCACGTCCAATATGGCGCAAGGGCCGATGGTCGGCAATTTGGTAGATACAGCTTCCAATGGGGGAACAACGAATTTTGCAACACAGCTTCATTGGTTAATGGGAGCGGCAACGATCGGAACAGCACTTGCTATTCTTTGTTTTCCAACGATGGTCAAGCTGTCTTCCCGAATGGTCGTACATTTCGAAGCAGCGGGCTCCATTCCAACGATGGTTCGTGGCATGCTGAAACGTAGTAAGATGAAGAATGCGATGTATTATATTACTCCACCGTCCTGGGTGATGGCAAAGCGATTAGTCCAACATGGCATGCCTAGACGTCTGATGATGTTGAATATTGCCGTGACGGCAATCTATACAACGGGCGTACTTTCAAGTTTGTATGCGGCATATCTATATCCTAGTCAGGCCATTGCTGCTTCTCAATCCACAGGATTAATCAATGGTATTGCAACCATTTTGCTCACCATCCTGATTGATCCACGCATTTCTCTGCTTAGTGACAAATCATTACGCGGCGAGATCAGGCTTGATCGGATGAACCAAATCTATGGCTGTATGCTCGTATCCCGTTTGTTCGGTACGTTGCTTGCACAGCTGCTGTTGATTCCTTTTGCCTATTGGATCGGCTGGATCGTAGGTTTAATACATTGA
- a CDS encoding right-handed parallel beta-helix repeat-containing protein, translating to MKLFPSTSTHASARSERSLKSKMAHICLSATFPLLLLGGGSVGAAEVLENSSSISSESAVANSNITLAAGDLYVSPNGSASNPGTINSPTSLANALTQIAPGKTIYLRGGTYSFSETITIERGNNGTSSQRKNLVAYGSEKPVFDFSAQSFASTNRGLQMFGDYWFVKGLEVKGAGDNGIFIGGSYNRLEQIEAHHNRDTGIQIGRYASTAAKSEWPSYNEVIRSYSHNNYDPDDGEDADGFAAKLTVGPGNVFDGCIAAYNVDDGWDLYSKSDTGAIGVVTIRNSIAFANGATADGTSTSNSDGNGFKLGGEKISVNHIVENSIAFNNKKHGFTYNSNPGSIQMKNNTSWNNGQSNFAFDKGTHIFTNNLSFQGGASDKTSGTDVSSTNVWWKNKKSVNDKGLLASAADFVSLVPSVTRSADGTPILGDFLKLANGSDLIGSGTPSGTNVGAR from the coding sequence ATGAAATTATTTCCTTCCACATCTACCCATGCATCTGCTCGATCGGAACGTTCCTTGAAATCGAAAATGGCTCATATCTGTCTGAGTGCCACATTTCCTCTATTGTTGCTAGGTGGCGGATCAGTTGGTGCTGCGGAAGTGCTAGAGAATAGCTCATCTATTTCTTCTGAATCGGCTGTGGCTAATTCCAATATCACACTTGCTGCTGGGGATCTATATGTGTCACCTAACGGCTCAGCGAGCAACCCGGGAACGATCAACAGTCCGACTTCACTAGCTAACGCGCTTACCCAGATCGCTCCAGGCAAAACGATCTATCTGCGCGGAGGCACGTACAGCTTCTCGGAAACCATTACCATTGAACGTGGTAACAACGGTACATCCTCCCAACGTAAGAATTTAGTGGCATATGGTTCAGAAAAACCTGTTTTTGATTTCTCAGCACAATCGTTCGCCTCCACGAATCGAGGGTTGCAGATGTTCGGCGACTATTGGTTCGTCAAAGGGCTAGAGGTTAAAGGCGCAGGAGATAACGGCATTTTCATCGGGGGCAGCTACAATCGTTTAGAACAAATCGAGGCTCACCATAACAGGGATACAGGTATCCAGATTGGTCGTTATGCTTCGACTGCAGCCAAAAGTGAATGGCCTTCTTATAACGAAGTCATCCGTTCCTATTCCCATAATAACTACGATCCAGATGATGGCGAAGATGCCGATGGTTTTGCCGCAAAATTAACAGTTGGTCCGGGTAACGTATTCGATGGCTGTATTGCCGCCTATAACGTAGACGATGGTTGGGATCTGTATAGCAAATCGGATACTGGCGCCATCGGCGTGGTCACGATCCGTAATAGTATCGCTTTCGCCAATGGAGCAACCGCAGATGGCACTTCAACCTCCAACAGCGATGGCAACGGCTTCAAACTGGGCGGTGAGAAGATCTCCGTGAACCACATCGTCGAGAATAGCATTGCCTTCAATAACAAGAAGCATGGCTTCACATATAACAGCAATCCTGGTTCAATCCAGATGAAAAATAACACGTCATGGAACAATGGGCAGAGCAATTTTGCCTTCGATAAAGGCACACACATCTTCACCAACAATCTGTCCTTCCAAGGCGGCGCAAGCGACAAAACAAGCGGAACCGACGTCAGCAGCACCAATGTCTGGTGGAAAAACAAAAAGAGCGTTAACGACAAAGGTCTTCTCGCTAGCGCAGCCGACTTTGTCTCCCTCGTACCTTCGGTAACACGTAGTGCAGATGGCACACCTATCTTGGGTGATTTCCTGAAGCTTGCGAATGGCAGCGATCTGATTGGTTCGGGCACGCCATCTGGGACGAATGTTGGAGCGAGGTAA
- a CDS encoding catalase, translating to MNNHSSPSEHSPDKASDTLTDRQGHPITDNQNVRTVGSRGPTTLENYHFLEKITHFDRERIPERVVHARGAGAHGVFEAYGTAGNEPVSKYTRARLFQEKGKETPVFVRFSTVIHGGHSPETLRDPRGFAVKFYTEDGNWDLVGNNLKIFFIRDPLKFPDMVHAFKPDPLTNAQDMERFFDFVSLSPEATHMVTFLFSPWGIPANYRQMQGSGVNTYKWVNEEGTGVLIKYHWEPLKQGIRNLLQKDASEIQGQNFNHATLDLYHAIEQGDYPEWELNVQVMEDGEHPELDFDPLDPTKLWPQDQFPFLPVGKMTLNRNPEDYFNEVEQAAFGTGVLVDGLDFSDDKLLQGRTFSYSDTQRHRVGANYLQLPVNAPKNRVATNQTGGQMQYKVDRAPGQNPHVNYEPSSLGGLKEATPRGKDHEPLVEGRLVHEKIERTNDFGQAGDTYRAFEDWERDELISNMVGALAKCKPDIRERMISHFTQADRDYGRRVAEGLASVTTDDSATVQPKHEPSVEQAEQRSRETDGY from the coding sequence ATGAATAACCATTCTTCACCATCCGAGCATTCCCCAGACAAGGCCTCGGACACATTAACAGATCGACAGGGTCACCCCATCACAGATAATCAGAATGTACGCACGGTTGGCAGTAGAGGACCAACGACGCTGGAGAACTATCACTTTCTTGAAAAGATTACACACTTCGATCGGGAGCGCATCCCGGAACGGGTCGTACATGCCCGCGGTGCTGGCGCTCATGGCGTATTCGAAGCATATGGAACGGCAGGAAATGAGCCGGTATCGAAATACACACGGGCACGCCTATTTCAGGAAAAAGGCAAAGAAACCCCTGTGTTCGTTCGCTTCTCAACCGTCATCCACGGCGGACATTCTCCGGAGACGCTGCGTGATCCGCGCGGCTTTGCTGTTAAATTTTATACGGAAGATGGCAACTGGGATCTCGTCGGTAACAACCTCAAAATCTTCTTCATTCGGGATCCACTTAAATTTCCGGACATGGTGCATGCTTTTAAACCCGATCCACTGACGAATGCACAAGATATGGAGCGTTTTTTCGATTTTGTGTCACTCAGTCCTGAAGCTACGCATATGGTGACGTTTCTCTTCTCCCCCTGGGGTATTCCGGCTAATTACCGGCAAATGCAAGGATCGGGCGTCAATACATACAAGTGGGTGAATGAGGAAGGCACGGGCGTGCTCATCAAATACCACTGGGAACCGCTCAAACAAGGCATACGCAATCTGCTGCAGAAAGACGCTAGCGAGATTCAAGGTCAGAATTTCAACCATGCAACATTGGATCTGTACCATGCCATTGAACAAGGAGACTATCCCGAATGGGAACTGAACGTTCAGGTGATGGAGGATGGAGAGCATCCAGAGCTGGACTTCGATCCGCTCGACCCGACCAAGCTATGGCCACAGGATCAATTTCCTTTTTTACCTGTAGGCAAAATGACGCTGAATCGCAATCCTGAGGATTATTTCAATGAAGTGGAACAAGCAGCGTTTGGCACAGGCGTTCTGGTGGATGGACTTGATTTCTCGGATGATAAGCTGCTGCAAGGTCGTACCTTCTCCTATTCGGATACGCAGCGCCATCGGGTGGGTGCAAATTATCTACAGTTGCCTGTGAATGCGCCGAAAAACCGGGTTGCCACCAACCAAACCGGCGGACAGATGCAATATAAGGTGGATCGTGCACCAGGTCAAAATCCGCATGTGAACTATGAGCCTTCCTCGCTTGGCGGACTGAAGGAGGCTACTCCACGTGGTAAGGATCATGAACCGCTAGTGGAAGGTAGATTGGTTCACGAGAAGATTGAGCGTACCAATGACTTTGGACAAGCCGGTGATACCTACAGAGCTTTCGAGGATTGGGAGCGAGACGAGTTGATCAGTAACATGGTCGGTGCGTTGGCAAAATGCAAACCGGATATTCGGGAGCGTATGATCTCTCACTTTACCCAGGCGGATCGTGACTACGGACGGCGTGTAGCTGAAGGGCTCGCATCAGTAACAACAGACGATAGTGCAACAGTACAGCCCAAACATGAACCAAGTGTGGAGCAAGCGGAGCAACGCAGTCGGGAGACGGACGGGTATTAA
- a CDS encoding ATP-dependent DNA helicase, whose product MSTQRYPFAYDPAEPFVSRLGEWVADVFYDILPESGFEVRDEQIFMAYQLERAYGDKKTIMAEAGVGTGKTLVYLLYAVCYARYTGKPAVIACADESLIEQLVKPGGDIAKLAEHLDLQVDARLGKSPDQYVCLNKLSAVRFADEDAQVIEEVHESLPDFVNSPGTLQAFHPYGDRKQYPHLNDRQWNKINWDPFQDCFVCPKRQRCGLTLSRDHYRRSKDIIICSHDYYMEHVWTYEARKREGQLPLLPDHSSVVFDEGHLLEEAALNALSYKLKHRIFEELVTRLLEGEIRESLAERVDEAIESSERLFRLLDTYTVAIPGSERKEVRVEPPLLREIERLTNVLDAIGEELVFESGLFSLDGYQMRVVEEHLDMIQTALSLFRKEDGYICWAEENEDETTLSIMPRTVKEILNERVFNTGIPIVFSSATLSVDNSFRYVADSLGIDDFVSFSVASPYDYADKMQMKITDEATSGHLENENRLRDAVSLLQASGGRALILFRTMEELRTFKQDIVHVPEAQGLRFMYEGDREISDLIAAFQQDEESVLCSVNLWEGLDVPGPSLSNVMIWSLPYPPQDPVFNAKRNASSSPYEEIDLPYMLLRVKQGLGRLIRTSSDSGSAAILDESLHTKKEAKDRIAALLPEGVEWTTLTH is encoded by the coding sequence TTGTCTACACAACGTTATCCTTTTGCGTATGATCCGGCAGAACCTTTTGTATCCCGTCTGGGAGAATGGGTTGCCGATGTTTTCTATGATATTTTGCCTGAGTCCGGTTTCGAGGTGCGGGATGAACAGATTTTTATGGCGTACCAGCTCGAACGGGCCTATGGAGATAAAAAGACAATTATGGCAGAGGCCGGTGTTGGAACAGGGAAGACGTTAGTCTATCTGCTCTATGCGGTCTGTTATGCACGTTATACGGGGAAACCAGCGGTGATCGCTTGTGCCGACGAGTCCTTGATTGAACAACTCGTGAAACCAGGTGGAGATATTGCGAAGCTGGCAGAGCACTTGGATCTGCAAGTGGATGCACGTCTAGGTAAATCCCCTGATCAATATGTATGTTTGAACAAATTAAGTGCGGTACGATTCGCGGATGAAGATGCGCAGGTGATCGAAGAAGTGCACGAGAGTCTACCGGACTTTGTGAATTCTCCCGGAACACTTCAAGCATTCCATCCGTACGGGGATCGGAAGCAATATCCACATCTGAATGATCGTCAGTGGAACAAAATCAACTGGGATCCGTTCCAGGATTGTTTTGTATGTCCAAAAAGACAACGTTGCGGCCTGACGCTATCTCGCGATCATTACCGTCGTTCCAAAGACATCATTATCTGTTCCCATGATTATTACATGGAGCATGTGTGGACCTATGAAGCGCGCAAGCGTGAAGGACAATTGCCACTGCTTCCGGATCATAGCTCGGTTGTATTTGATGAAGGGCATTTGCTGGAAGAAGCGGCTCTGAACGCACTGAGCTACAAATTGAAACATCGTATCTTCGAAGAGTTGGTTACTCGCTTGCTTGAAGGTGAGATTCGTGAATCCCTTGCGGAGCGAGTGGATGAGGCGATTGAGAGCAGTGAGCGATTGTTCAGACTGCTGGATACGTATACGGTGGCGATTCCCGGATCGGAACGGAAGGAAGTTCGGGTAGAACCGCCATTGCTGCGTGAGATTGAACGACTTACCAATGTGCTGGATGCGATTGGCGAGGAACTGGTATTTGAGAGCGGATTGTTCTCGCTGGATGGTTATCAGATGCGTGTCGTGGAAGAACATCTGGATATGATTCAGACGGCGTTATCTCTATTCCGTAAGGAAGATGGCTACATCTGCTGGGCGGAAGAGAACGAGGATGAGACGACATTGTCGATTATGCCACGTACCGTGAAGGAAATTCTGAATGAGCGTGTGTTTAATACGGGTATTCCGATTGTGTTCTCTTCAGCAACATTATCCGTGGACAATTCATTCCGTTATGTAGCGGACAGTCTGGGTATCGATGATTTTGTGTCATTCTCGGTAGCTTCTCCATATGATTATGCGGATAAAATGCAGATGAAGATTACGGATGAAGCAACATCAGGTCACCTCGAAAACGAAAATCGTTTGCGTGACGCGGTGTCCTTGCTCCAAGCGAGTGGGGGGCGTGCACTCATTCTATTCCGTACGATGGAAGAGCTGCGGACGTTTAAGCAGGATATCGTTCATGTTCCGGAGGCACAAGGATTGCGGTTCATGTATGAGGGAGACCGGGAGATTAGCGATTTAATCGCAGCGTTCCAGCAGGATGAGGAAAGTGTACTCTGTTCGGTTAACCTCTGGGAAGGCTTGGATGTGCCTGGGCCGTCATTGTCCAACGTGATGATCTGGTCGCTTCCATATCCCCCGCAGGATCCTGTGTTCAATGCCAAACGTAATGCATCCTCTTCCCCTTATGAAGAGATCGATCTTCCGTATATGTTGCTTCGTGTGAAGCAAGGTCTCGGACGTTTGATTCGGACGAGCAGTGACTCTGGTTCGGCGGCGATCCTTGATGAATCGCTGCATACCAAAAAGGAAGCCAAAGACCGCATTGCAGCTCTGCTTCCTGAAGGTGTAGAATGGACAACCTTGACCCATTAA
- the msrA gene encoding peptide-methionine (S)-S-oxide reductase MsrA yields MEQQHTSEKATFAGGCFWCMVSPFEELPGIHGIVSGYTGGHTENPTYEEVCSETTGHVEAVQITFDPSIFPYEKLVELFWQQIDPTDAGGQFHDRGSSYQTAIFYHTEEQREIAEASKAVLEQSGRFDKPIFTPILPAKTFYEAEEHHQNYHRKNPAHYKRYSKGSGRQDFIERNWSTNVDKNSLKERLTPLQFEVTQNNATEPAFHNEFWDHHGDGIYVDIVSGEPLFSSTDKYDSGCGWPSFTRPLRDYNVKEKTDLSHFMIRTEVRSREGDSHLGHLFNDGPAEAGGMRYCINSAALRFVPKEDLQKEGYGEYAVLFNEAR; encoded by the coding sequence ATGGAACAACAACACACAAGTGAAAAAGCAACTTTTGCAGGCGGGTGCTTCTGGTGTATGGTATCCCCCTTTGAGGAATTGCCTGGTATTCATGGAATTGTATCAGGCTATACAGGTGGACATACCGAGAACCCAACATATGAAGAAGTGTGCTCCGAAACAACTGGGCACGTAGAGGCGGTTCAAATTACATTTGACCCATCAATTTTCCCTTACGAGAAACTTGTTGAACTGTTCTGGCAGCAGATTGATCCTACAGATGCAGGCGGCCAATTTCATGACCGTGGATCGTCTTACCAAACCGCGATTTTCTATCACACTGAGGAACAGCGTGAGATTGCGGAAGCATCAAAAGCAGTACTAGAACAGAGCGGACGGTTTGATAAACCGATCTTTACTCCTATTTTGCCAGCAAAAACGTTCTATGAGGCTGAGGAGCATCACCAAAATTACCATCGGAAGAACCCCGCTCACTACAAGCGGTATAGCAAAGGTTCTGGTCGTCAAGACTTTATCGAGCGTAACTGGTCGACTAATGTGGACAAAAACAGTCTCAAAGAGCGTCTGACCCCTCTGCAATTCGAGGTTACTCAGAACAACGCAACAGAGCCTGCTTTCCATAACGAATTCTGGGATCACCATGGGGACGGCATTTACGTCGATATCGTGTCTGGAGAGCCACTCTTCAGTTCTACAGACAAATACGATTCCGGTTGCGGCTGGCCAAGCTTCACACGCCCTCTTCGCGACTACAACGTGAAGGAGAAAACCGATCTTAGTCACTTCATGATTCGTACTGAGGTGAGAAGTCGGGAAGGCGATTCCCATCTGGGTCACCTGTTCAACGACGGCCCTGCGGAAGCTGGAGGTATGCGGTATTGCATTAACTCGGCTGCCCTGCGTTTTGTACCCAAAGAGGATCTTCAGAAGGAAGGCTACGGCGAGTATGCCGTACTTTTTAACGAAGCACGTTAA
- a CDS encoding DUF2188 domain-containing protein produces the protein MPWNKHDYPVSMKNLKPRIRHKAIEIANALLEDGYEEGRAIPIATAKAEEWGENHPESPNSNLDSSSSKKTDNRHSSSTERRHSEPVASSKSHDNIHVVPTDSGWAIKEEGKSSYQSTFDTKAEAVDAAKALSHKQNIRAIIHNQDGQIASSIKS, from the coding sequence ATGCCTTGGAACAAACATGATTACCCTGTCTCGATGAAAAATCTAAAGCCACGTATCCGCCATAAGGCGATTGAGATCGCTAATGCTCTACTGGAGGATGGTTATGAGGAAGGACGAGCTATTCCTATCGCTACAGCTAAAGCTGAGGAATGGGGCGAGAATCATCCTGAATCCCCAAATTCTAACCTCGACTCCTCTTCCTCTAAAAAAACTGATAATCGCCATTCATCCTCTACGGAGCGTCGTCATTCTGAACCTGTAGCCTCTTCGAAGAGTCATGATAACATTCATGTTGTGCCTACAGATTCTGGCTGGGCGATTAAGGAGGAAGGAAAGTCCTCCTATCAGTCCACATTTGATACAAAAGCAGAGGCCGTGGATGCAGCCAAAGCACTTAGTCATAAACAGAACATTCGAGCCATTATCCATAACCAGGATGGACAGATCGCTTCATCGATTAAATCCTAA
- a CDS encoding YitT family protein codes for MKRTSLTMQQVKTEAGKLAIMLLGTFILAFAYYHINFQNHLSEGGFVGLALLGKYATGLSPAIGMLLLDIPVMILAWYLKGWRFMIQALLGVGAFSLFYDGFERYSTLVMSFNGNLWIPAVLSGVLTGVGAGIVLRFGGATGGDDILAVLVSRWKGWKLGTVFFVSDAFVLGLSLFFLPVKETLYTILAVWIASKVITYVVSIPARGTVVTTSAVKLPIPSVATKAVNVASQRTSVARGVTH; via the coding sequence ATGAAGAGAACATCGTTAACAATGCAACAAGTGAAGACAGAAGCGGGCAAGCTTGCGATTATGCTGCTCGGTACATTTATTTTGGCGTTTGCCTACTATCACATTAATTTTCAGAATCATTTATCGGAGGGCGGATTTGTCGGTCTGGCCCTGCTAGGGAAATACGCAACAGGTTTATCTCCGGCAATTGGCATGCTGCTGCTGGACATTCCTGTCATGATTCTAGCCTGGTACCTTAAGGGTTGGAGATTCATGATTCAGGCGCTACTTGGTGTAGGTGCATTCTCCCTATTCTATGATGGTTTTGAACGATATTCTACACTAGTGATGTCGTTTAATGGGAACCTGTGGATTCCTGCAGTTCTATCCGGTGTGTTGACAGGGGTAGGGGCAGGGATTGTGCTTCGATTTGGCGGAGCGACAGGTGGAGACGATATTCTGGCGGTATTGGTTAGCCGCTGGAAGGGATGGAAGCTGGGAACAGTTTTCTTCGTCAGTGATGCATTTGTATTAGGATTGTCGCTTTTCTTTCTTCCGGTAAAAGAAACTTTATATACGATTCTGGCCGTATGGATTGCGAGTAAAGTCATTACGTACGTCGTGAGTATCCCGGCACGCGGAACGGTTGTTACAACTTCTGCTGTTAAACTGCCGATCCCATCGGTAGCGACTAAGGCTGTGAACGTTGCTTCGCAGCGCACTTCGGTAGCAAGAGGGGTAACACATTAA